One part of the Sorangiineae bacterium MSr11954 genome encodes these proteins:
- a CDS encoding ABC transporter permease: protein MDVVPIFATAIATSTPMVFAAIGETFSERAGVINLSAEGTIMLSAMTGFALAESTGSLLCGFAGAAITGMLVALIVAFGSITLQKSQIAIGFVLALLCADLSSVLGNPFVRIPGPTVPEMSIPVLRDIPILGPLLFRSDALVYASYLLILGATAYFYGTRAGLLLRATGEKPTSAYVRGAHVIRLRYAYTLFGGALMGIAGAAFSLDFKAGWSHRHTAGYGWIALAIVIFGGLHPTKVALGAYVFGVLQSVATLAQSSIPDVPTQVFGVAPFALMIGVLVISSRRRGGTQMV, encoded by the coding sequence GGTCTTTGCCGCCATCGGCGAGACGTTCTCCGAGCGCGCGGGGGTGATCAACCTCTCGGCGGAGGGGACGATCATGCTCTCGGCCATGACCGGCTTCGCCTTGGCCGAGAGCACCGGGAGCCTCCTCTGCGGCTTCGCCGGCGCGGCCATCACGGGGATGCTCGTCGCGCTGATCGTCGCCTTCGGCAGCATCACCTTGCAGAAGTCGCAGATTGCCATCGGCTTCGTCCTGGCGCTTTTGTGCGCGGACCTCTCGTCGGTGCTGGGCAATCCGTTCGTGCGCATCCCGGGGCCCACCGTTCCGGAGATGTCGATCCCGGTGCTGCGCGACATTCCCATCTTGGGCCCGCTCCTCTTTCGAAGCGATGCGCTGGTGTACGCGAGCTACCTGCTCATCCTCGGCGCCACCGCGTACTTTTATGGGACGCGCGCCGGGCTCCTCCTGCGCGCCACCGGCGAAAAGCCCACGTCCGCGTATGTGCGCGGAGCGCATGTGATCCGGCTTCGCTATGCGTATACCCTCTTCGGGGGCGCCTTGATGGGCATTGCGGGCGCGGCCTTTTCGCTCGACTTCAAGGCGGGCTGGAGCCATCGCCACACGGCCGGCTACGGCTGGATCGCGCTGGCCATCGTGATCTTCGGCGGCCTGCACCCGACCAAGGTGGCGCTCGGCGCCTATGTCTTCGGCGTTCTGCAGTCGGTGGCCACATTGGCGCAAAGCTCGATTCCGGACGTTCCAACTCAAGTGTTCGGCGTGGCGCCCTTTGCGCTCATGATTGGTGTTTTGGTGATCTCGTCCCGCCGGCGCGGCGGCACCCAGATGGTATGA